Proteins encoded within one genomic window of Rhododendron vialii isolate Sample 1 chromosome 1a, ASM3025357v1:
- the LOC131330178 gene encoding uncharacterized protein LOC131330178 produces the protein MAQHLPPPGPENFTLGLEGYGSINLEPRQTARAVPHVARQLSFPPTELDIALAEQKRQAAVITMLQQRLEERDGGLTVTPANEHHAEPSRPKRSHKRSRPSRPPQTAELAVTERRTVFERLDQGVSRPRLTSIIRAESTRSSATGSTAGTNRGGESVRTKHRSERRMSQKSGKRPVNLNDPPRRPHTSSNQEYSFQSRHDSERHDGRHSANSGSRHRTESRGNRSEHDNTIVLYDQFTGLPTVYQPIDPALQPRHAPLTNLREAQAPLMLAAPRPREKEGHRQQERRKTPERHTDVLPPVATQIAAEGQAEDNSKLGKAKASPFVDAIQQERPPDRFVMPKLKRYEAKEDAVAFVCRFRQTMSLHNFSDALMCKIFPLTLSEPIMLWYNQLKPKSISCFNELELEFSTLYTERYWEVYNLIPNCDQGVAAESFMNGLDPTSAMFRDLSRNPPKTMGELMTIIEKDCVHEEAMAERHTSKAEPAKTIGPKKQVSNVRQGQGSQGSSGQASNKSNNKGRPPQHPQPQSWTRTKREPRPDEYVAERTVFTEPIYKLLNIIGKLPFFVWPTVLLGTVGSGPGMCTYHKERGHYTTQCPPFKRYLEELAAAGHLNQWIDVRQNPLPPPPPLVGNLVSVIQGLVSEGRAAELHSEIDRAVASASVCNVGASGKRKWEDPSFGGTITFSSDDLKGVQLPHADALVVTIAIEKSTVQRVLIDQGSSADVMFFSTYQSLGLSPAQLRTASAPLVSFTGAPVWPLGLTTLPVRAGSRILEIEFVVVASPSPYNVILGRTWLHKMQAVASTYHQVVKFVGWNRRQESLPGDQIQSKKCYISTVTNKQSCMEVQCVAAAPIPMIEDVGVLAEQRSAEELIRFSIPGEEGRYFLIGSSLSVDEREEMYQFLMRNIEVFAWTPQDMPGVDPSFAMHSLNVDPNRRPVVQKVRRSSAAHTEAVIAEVNQLLEAGVIREVLYPTWLANPVVVPKKNGKLRVCVDYTNLNDACPMDRFPLPRIEQMVDATAGCERLSFMDAYRGYHQIALDPEDQEKTAFISPRGTFCYKVVPFGLKNAGATFQRSITKMFPGMLGVKVEAYIDDLVCRSMFARDHLRDLGEVFAVLKHRKLRLNAEKCAFGVSSGKFLGYMVSRRGIETDPTQILAVQRLRAPTTIKEVQRLTGMVAALNRFIRRSSDLCSPFFRAITTSRRRFVWTEECEQALQSLKQYLSHAPLLVKPLPDEDLYLYLAVSDHATSAVLVRREGMDHQPIFYSTVLRKTDTSSRILKFSQDLANFDIQFEPRTAIKGQVLADFFAELTPGLQDEANALATAADEARIQEEEVLEGPSVCQTEPLRARYTFGRKKPKRQWKLFSGDAWRLTVDGASNVHGAGAGIVLVSPSGTVHESVVSIGYTATNNEAEYEALIADLQLALRLDADSVHVFCDSQLIVGHLNDDYQAKDPRMNAYVSHVLDLFGRFGRVEVEWIAREHNAHADALAGLASVYKTSGSRTITFDEVPKSCFEKPSEQVMAIALGPSQLDSVVAYLKNQVLPTNKREAYKIRCRAANFFLGPNDNLYRRTFTGPDLRVVHDDLVPAVLEELHSGSCGAHSGGWSLAQRALTQGYWWPKMVKQSEEYVKLCVRCQKQASLIHQPAFPLKMITSPWPFAVWAFDIVDLFTKWVEASPMIKTTAGDVERFIWKHIISRFGVPYAILSDNGSQFVASALKAFYAKRHITIQNSSVAYPQGNGQAEASNKTITRGLKRRLDRKLGKWVEELPHVLWAYRTTPRRSTGRTPFAMAYGMEAVLPLSTMIPTVRTENFNPIDNSVLVGTELDLAEELRDNANLRHAAYQQEVARGYNRNVRARPFNVGDLVLRMVTEATKLTKLKDPYEGPYRVVEKIGHGVYKLAEMDGTPIANPWNAQKLRKFHG, from the exons ATGGCTCAACATCTCCCACCTCCGGGCCCAGAGAACTTTACCCTTGGGTTGGAAGGCTACGGATCTATCAACCTTGAGCCCCGTCAAACGGCTAGGGCGGTTCCACATGTAGcccgccaactttcttttccaccgaCCGAGTTGGATATCGCCTTGGCCGAACAAAAACGTCAGGCAGCGGTTATTACTATGCTGCAACAACGGCTAGAGGAGCGGGACGGGGGGTTGACCGTAACCCCTGCAAACGAACATCATGCTGAGCCCAGTCGACCGAAGAGATCCCACAAACGAAGTCGACCGTCTCGCCCACCCCAAACAGCCGAACTCGCTGTTACCGAACGACGAACTGTCTTTGAGCGCCTCGATCAAGGGGTTTCACGACCTCGGCTGACAAGCATCATTCGAGCCGAGAGTACTAGATCCTCGGCAACGGGCTCCACAGCGGGAACCAACAGGGGAGGCGAGTCTGTCCGAACAAAACACCGTTCCGAACGACGGATGAGTCAGAAAAGTGGGAAGAGGCCCGTGAACTTAAATGATCCACCTCGGCGACCCCATACCAGTAGCAACCAGGAATATTCATTTCAATCGCGACATGATTCCGAACGTCACGATGGGCGACACTCAGCCAACTCTGGCAGTCGACACCGAACAGAAAGCAGAGGAAACCGTTCGGAGCACGATAATACGATTGTCCTCTACGATCAATTCACGGGCCTGCCAACCGTGTACCAACCCATCGACCCGGCTCTTCAACCTCGGCACGCCCCATTGACGAACTTGAGGGAGGCACAGGCGCCCTTAATGCTAGCTGCTCCACGACCGAGGGAAAAAGAGGGGCACCGTCagcaggaaagaagaaagactccGGAGCGGCATACTGATGTTCTTCCCCCTGTCGCCACACAGATCGCAGCCGAAGGGCAGGCCGAAGACaattcgaagctcgggaaggcaaaggcttcccccttcgtggatgcTATTCAACAAGAGCGGCCGCCAGACAGATTCGTCATGCCGAAGCTGAAGCGCTATGAGGCAAAAGAAgacgcagtcgcgttcgttTGTCGCTTCAGGCAAACCATGAGCCTCCATAACTTTTCTGACGCTCTTATGTGTAAAATATTCCCGCTCACTCTCAGTGAACCGATCATGTTATGGTACAATCAGTTGAAGCCCAAATCCATTTCTTGCTTTAACGAGCTAGAATTGGAGTTTAGCACCCTCTATACCGAGCGTTATTGGGAAGTCTATAACCTTATTCCCAACTGTGATCAAGGGGTAGCAGCCGAGTCTTTCATGAATGGATTGGACCCAACCTCGGCAATGTTTCGTGACCTCTCACGAAATCCACCTAAGACAATGGGGGAGCTCATGACAATAATCGAGAAAGATTGCGTTCACGAAGAAGCAATGGCCGAGCGACATACATCAAAGGCTGAACCCGCCAAGACGATAGGGCCGAAGAAGCAGGTATCGAACGTTCGCCAAGGGCAAGGAAGCCAAGGTAGCTCGGGCCAGGCCTCGAACAAGTCGAACAACAAGGGCCGACCCCCGCAGCACCCTCAGCCACAATCCTGGACACGAACGAAAAGAGAACCCCGACCGGACGAATACGTCGCCGAACGTACGGTATTCACTGAACCTATTTATAAACTTCTTAACATCATTGGCAAATTGccgttctttgtttggccaacggtACTCTTAGGCACCGTCGGGAGCGGACCGGGGATGTGCACGTATCATAAGGAACGTGGCCATTACACCACGCAATGCCCACCTTTCAAAAGGTATCTAGAAGAGTTAGCAGCTGCCGGTCACCTCAATCAGTGGATCGACGTTCGGCAAAAtccacttcctccacctccCCCTCTTGTTGGCAATCTCGTAAGCGTCATACAAGGACTCGTATCCGAAGGAAGGGCGGCCGAACTTCATTCAGAAATTGACAGGGCTGTCGCCTCTGCGTCAGTCTGCAACGTTGGAGCTTCGGGAAAGCGAAAATGGGAAGATCCGAGCTTCGGCGGTACCATAACTTTTTCTTCCGACGACTTAAAAGGAGTGCAACTTCCACATGCAGATGCCCTCGTCGTCACTATTGCCATTGAAAAATCAACCGTACAACGGGTATTGATAGATCAGGGAAGCTCTGCCGATGTCATGTTTTTCTCTACTTATCAGAGCCTCGGATTATCTCCCGCTCAACTTCGGACAGCGTCAGCTCCCCTCGTCAGTTTTACGGGAGCCCCGGTTTGGCCACTCGGCCTGACTACCCTCCCTGTGCGAGCTGGGTCACGCATCCTGGAGATCGAATTTGTGGTGGTCGCTTCGCCAAGTCCGTACAACGtcattcttggccgaacctggctacacAAAATGCAAGCGGTTGCTTCAACATATCACCAGGTGGTAAAATTCGTCGGATGGAACAGACGACAGGAAAGCCTGCCAGGCGATCAAATCCAATCtaagaaatgctacatcagcactgtAACGAACAAACAGAGCTGCATGGAGGTACAATGCGTGGCTGCCGCTCCTATCCCAatgattgaggatgttggtgTACTTGCCGAACAAAGGTCAGCCGAGGAGCTAATACGTTTTTCCATTCCTGGGGAAGaaggaagatattttttgatcgggagtTCATTGAGCGTGGACGAACGTGAGGAGATGTATCAATTCCTGATGAGAAACATAGAGgtctttgcttggacaccaCAAGACATGCCGGGCGTGGACCCTTCGTTCGCCATGCACTCATTGAATGTAGATCCGAATAGGCGACCGGTTGTGCAAAAAGTCCGACGCTCGTCGGCCGCACACACCGAAGCTGTGATAGCAGAGGTGAATCAACTGTTGGAAGCTGGCGTCATTCGGGAAGTGCTATACCCCACCTGGCTTGCCAACCCAGTGGTAGTcccgaagaaaaatgggaaactaaGGGTCTGTGTCGATTACACGAACCTCAATGACGCCTGCCCCATGGATCGATTTCCACTTCCTCGGATTGAGCAGATGGTAGACGCAACGGCAGGATGCGAGCGCTTAAGCTTCATGGACGCGTATCGGGGCTACCATCAAATCGCTTTGGATCCGGAAGATCAGGAAAAAACGGCTTTCATCTCGCCTCGGGGAACCTTCTGCTACAAGGTTGTCCCGTTCGGCTTGAAGAATGCAGGTGCCACTTTCCAACGCTCCATCACGAAGATGTTTCCTGGCATGCTTGGCGTAAAAGTAGAAGCTTATATTGACGATTTGGTTTGCAGGAGCATGTTCGCTCGGGACCACCTTCGAGATCTGGGAGAGGTCTTTGCTGTTCTAAAACATAGGAAGCTACgtctcaatgccgagaagtgtgcgtttggcGTTAGCTCGGGGAAATTCCTAGGATACATGGTGAGTCGCCGAGGAATTGAAACTGATCCTACCCAAATTTTGGCTGTGCAGCGGCTACGAGCTCCAACGACAATTAAAGAGGTACAGCGGCTCACGGGGATGGTTGCTGCCTTGAACCGTTTCATTCGACGTTCGAGCGATCTCTGCAGCCCGTTCTTCCGAGCAATCACAACAAGCCGACGCAGGTTTGTATGGACAGAGGAATGCGAGCAAGCTCTGCAATCTTTAAAGCAATACCTATCTCACGCTCCTTTGCTCGTCAAGCCCCTGCCCGATGAAGATCTCTATCTTTACCTTGCCGTTTCCGACCATGCAACGAGCGCGGTTCTTGTTCGGAGAGAGGGGATGGACCATCAACCGATCTTCTATTCCA ctgttCTTCGGAAAACGGACACGTCGAGCCGAATCCTGAAATTCTCTCAAGACTTGGCCAACTTCGACATCCAATTCGAGCCTCGGACAGCTATCAAAGGGCAAGTCttggccgacttctttgccgaactcacTCCCGGCTTACAAGACGAGGCCAATGCCCTGGCAACTGCTGCTGATGAAGCTCGGattcaagaagaagaggttttggaaggGCCGTCCGTCTGTCAAACCGAACCACTCCGTGCTCGGTATACCTTCGGACGCAAGAAACCCAAACGACAATGGaagctcttctccggcgacgctTGGCGACTGACCGTCGATGGGGCTTCTAATGTTCATGGAGCTGGTGCAGGCATCGTCCTTGTCTCACCCAGCGGGACTGTTCATGAAAGCGTGGTTTCAATTGGGTACACGGCGACGAACAACGAGGCGGAATATGAAGCTCTAATTGCAGAcctccaacttgctcttcggcTGGATGCGGATTCGGTTCATGTCTTTTGTGACTCTCAGCTCATTGTGGGGCATTTAAACGACGATTATCAGGCCAAAGATCCACGTATGAATGCTTACGTGAGCCACGTCTTAGATTTGTTCGGAAGATTTGGACGCGTAGAAGTGGAGTGGATCGCTCGGGAGCATAACGCCCATGCTGACGCCCTTGCAGGTCTTGCTTCAGTCTACAAGACCTCGGGTAGTCGCACCATCACCTTTGACGAGGTCCCCAAATCGTGCTTCGAAAAGCCGTCTGAACAGGTTATGGCCATCGCCCTCGGCCCAAGCCAGCTGGATTCTGTGGTTGCTTACCTGAAGAATCAAGTGCTACCGACGAACAAGCGCGAAGCGTACAAAATCCGTTGCCGAGCCGCCAATTTTTTCTTGGGACCGAATGACAATCTCTACCGACGGACTTTCACTGGCCCCGATCTGCGTGTCGTCCACGACGACCTTGTGCCAGCCGTCCTGGAGGAACTTCATTCGGGTAGCTGTGGGGCTCACTCAGGAGGATGGTCCCTTGCGCAGCGTGCCCTGAcacaaggctattggtggccgaagatggtcaAACAATCCGAAGAATACGTAAAGCTCTGTGTTCGGTGTCAAAAGCAAGCATCTCTCATCCACCAACCTGCAttcccccttaaaatgatcaccAGTCCGTGGCCGTTTGCagtttgggcttttgacatagttg atttgttcaccaagtgggtagaaGCTTCCCCCATGATCAAGACCACCGCCGGGGACGTGGAACGCTTTATTTGGAAGCACATTATCTCCAGGTTCGGCGTACCGTACGCCATCCTTTCTGATAATGGCTCCCAATTTGTTGCCTCCGCtctcaaagctttttatgcGAAGCGCCACATTACCATCCAAAATTCCTCGGTGGCATATCCTCAAGGtaatggacaagccgaagcaTCGAACAAGACAATCACTCGGGGGCTGAAGCGCCGTCTGGATCGGAAGCTAGGTAAgtgggtggaagagcttccacacgTCTTGTGGGCCTATCGAACAACACCTCGGCGGTCCACCGGCCGTACTCCGTTCGCTATGGCCTACGGTATGGAGGCTGTCCTCCCTTTATCTACTATGATCCCTACAGTTCGGACGGAGAATTTTAACCCTATCGACAACAGTGTTCTTGTGGGTACCGAGTTAGATTTAGCCGAAGAACTGCGTgacaatgctaaccttcggCACGCCGCGTACCAGCAAGAAGTTGCAAGGGGCTACAACCGCAATGTTCGTGCTCGACCATTCAACGTCggggacttagtccttcggatggttaCCGAAGCGACAAAGTTGACCAAGCTGAAGGAtccctatgaaggaccttaccgAGTGGTTGAGAAGATCGGGCATGGAGTCTACAAGCTTGCTGAGATGGATGGCACGCCAATCGCTAATCCATGGAATGCCCAAAAGCTTAggaaattccatggctag